The following proteins are encoded in a genomic region of Corythoichthys intestinalis isolate RoL2023-P3 chromosome 5, ASM3026506v1, whole genome shotgun sequence:
- the skor1b gene encoding SKI family transcriptional corepressor 1 homolog-B isoform X1: protein MEPIPAGRDSSSSPGSKQELSYSTSNNLKPNQVGETVLYGIPIVSLVIDCQERLCLAQISNTLLKNYSYNEIHNRRVALGITCVQCTPVQLEILRRAGAMPISSRRCGMITKREAERLCKSFLGAHSPPKLPENFAFDVCHECAWGSRGSFIPARYNSSRAKCIKCSYCNMYFSPNKFIFHSHRTPESKYTQPDAANFNSWRRHLKLTDKSSQTDILHAWEDVKAMFNGGSRKRTLPSCGSESGSPLKSHGPPSLHRESPEIPAKILSCEDNRVSVGPRSYPVIPVPSKGFGMLQKIPPPLFPHPYGFPAFGLCPKKDEGIMGEQSKAGLPGVLWPGKDSAYPSFPVFWPAAGALPMPPYSQAPHKAPPELLPLHRHADVDVSESTDTSKDSLADNDRCSSTQSTRNEDDKSGDEGRPLEGATMAPRKASYVSAFRPVVKDADCIAKLYGSRGAYTRTGYLSPDFLSESSSYRSVSPCVDSEGEADVDVETSKTPEDEEPCRPLSLMCPRSPPGLTHSASPSDSDSKGAPAQEMDPLESQKDNPRVGPQSCDRDIQNKHLTDAHVVAPFCQVFMQERSELQQGRSPYHFRPASYPPAGLTTHDESASKEEPSSTVEEVESKSLLEQSSDENQREQDEDDDSATAVNPQRGIRNMAKEELQKQLLEQVELRKKLEREFQHLKDNFQDQMKRELSYREEMVQQLHIVREAHDALHHFSCKMLTPRHCTGSCTFKSPLLPP, encoded by the exons ATGGAACCCATTCCAGCGGGCCGCGACTCCAGTTCCTCGCCGGGCTCCAAGCAAGAACTTTCCTACTCCACCTCCAACAACCTGAAGCCCAACCAAGTTGGCGAGACGGTGCTGTACGGAATACCCATCGTCTCCCTGGTGATCGACTGCCAGGAGAGGCTGTGCCTAGCGCAGATCTCCAACACTTTGTTGAAGAATTACAGTTATAACGAGATCCACAACCGACGCGTGGCGCTGGGCATCACCTGCGTGCAGTGCACCCCGGTCCAGCTGGAGATCCTTCGCAGGGCCGGCGCTATGCCCATCTCATCCCGGAGGTGCGGCATGATCACCAAACGCGAGGCCGAGAGACTGTGCAAGTCCTTTCTAGGGGCTCACTCGCCTCCCAAACTTCCAGAAAATTTCGCTTTCGATGTGTGTCACGAGTGCGCGTGGGGCAGCCGAGGCAGCTTCATTCCAGCCAGGTACAACAGCTCCAGGGCCAAGTGCATAAAGTGCTCCTACTGCAACATGTATTTCTCGCCAAATAAATTCATATTCCATTCGCACCGCACGCCGGAGTCCAAATACACGCAGCCGGACGCGGCTAATTTCAACTCGTGGAGGCGACACCTTAAACTAACCGATAAAAGTAGCCAGACGGACATTTTACACGCGTGGGAGGACGTGAAGGCCATGTTCAACGGTGGCAGTCGCAAGAGGACGCTGCCGAGCTGCGGGTCCGAGTCGGGCTCTCCTCTCAAGTCTCACGGTCCACCGAGTCTCCATCGAGAGTCCCCCGAAATCCCCGCTAAGATCCTCAGCTGTGAGGACAACCGCGTGAGCGTGGGCCCACGCAGCTACCCGGTCATCCCGGTTCCGAGTAAAGGCTTCGGGATGCTGCAGAAAATCCCGCCGCCGCTCTTCCCGCACCCGTACGGCTTTCCGGCGTTCGGCCTGTGCCCGAAAAAAGACGAGGGCATCATGGGCGAGCAGAGCAAAGCGGGTCTCCCGGGGGTGCTGTGGCCAGGCAAGGACAGCGCCTACCCGTCCTTCCCGGTGTTCTGGCCCGCGGCGGGTGCCCTCCCCATGCCTCCTTACTCCCAAGCCCCCCACAAAGCTCCACCCGAGCTGCTACCCCTCCACAGACACGCCGACGTGGACGTTTCCGAGTCCACCGACACGTCCAAAGACAGTCTGGCCGACAACGACCGCTGCTCCAGCACCCAGTCCACGCGGAACGAGGACGACAAGTCCGGGGATGAGGGGAGGCCGCTGGAGGGGGCCACTATGGCCCCGCGGAAGGCCAGCTACGTGTCTGCCTTCCGGCCCGTGGTTAAAGACGCAGACTGCATCGCCAAGTTGTACGGCAGCAGAGGAGCCTACACTCGAACCGGCTACTTGTCGCCGGACTTTTTAAGCGAGAGCTCCAGCTACCGTTCCGTGTCTCCGTGCGTGGACAGCGAGGGCGAAGCGGACGTTGACGTGGAAACCAGTAAAACACCAGAAGACGAGGAACCCTGCAGGCCCCTGTCCTTGATGTGTCCCCGAAGCCCTCCGGGGCTCACTCACAGCGCTTCCCCTAGCGACTCGGACTCTAAGGGAGCACCAGCACAGGAAATGGATCCGCTCGAGTCCCAGAAAGACAACCCACGCGTGGGCCCGCAGTCCTGTGACAGAGATATCCAGAACAAACACTTGACAGATGCGCACGTTGTTGCACCGTTTTGCCAA GTTTTCATGCAGGAAAGAAGCGAGTTGCAACAAGGGCGCAGTCCATATCATTTCAGACCTGCAAGCTACCCACCTGCAGGCCTGACAACTCATG ATGAAAGTGCAAGCAAAGAGGAGCCGTCTTCCACAGTGGAGGAAGTGGAAAGCAAATCTTTACTAGAACAAAGCAGCGACGAAAACCAGCGAGAGCAGGATGAAG ATGACGACTCGGCAACAGCTGTGAACCCACAAAGAGGCATACGGAATATGGCAAAAG AGGAACTCCAGAAGCAACTGTTGGAGCAGGTTGAGCTGAGAAAAAAACTGGAGCGTGAATTTCAACATTTAAAAG
- the skor1b gene encoding SKI family transcriptional corepressor 1 homolog-B isoform X2: MEPIPAGRDSSSSPGSKQELSYSTSNNLKPNQVGETVLYGIPIVSLVIDCQERLCLAQISNTLLKNYSYNEIHNRRVALGITCVQCTPVQLEILRRAGAMPISSRRCGMITKREAERLCKSFLGAHSPPKLPENFAFDVCHECAWGSRGSFIPARYNSSRAKCIKCSYCNMYFSPNKFIFHSHRTPESKYTQPDAANFNSWRRHLKLTDKSSQTDILHAWEDVKAMFNGGSRKRTLPSCGSESGSPLKSHGPPSLHRESPEIPAKILSCEDNRVSVGPRSYPVIPVPSKGFGMLQKIPPPLFPHPYGFPAFGLCPKKDEGIMGEQSKAGLPGVLWPGKDSAYPSFPVFWPAAGALPMPPYSQAPHKAPPELLPLHRHADVDVSESTDTSKDSLADNDRCSSTQSTRNEDDKSGDEGRPLEGATMAPRKASYVSAFRPVVKDADCIAKLYGSRGAYTRTGYLSPDFLSESSSYRSVSPCVDSEGEADVDVETSKTPEDEEPCRPLSLMCPRSPPGLTHSASPSDSDSKGAPAQEMDPLESQKDNPRVGPQSCDRDIQNKHLTDAHVVAPFCQVFMQERSELQQGRSPYHFRPASYPPAGLTTHDESASKEEPSSTVEEVESKSLLEQSSDENQREQDEDDDSATAVNPQRGIRNMAKEELQKQLLEQVELRKKLEREFQHLKDNFQDQMKRELSYREEMVQQLHIVRAHDALHHFSCKMLTPRHCTGSCTFKSPLLPP, encoded by the exons ATGGAACCCATTCCAGCGGGCCGCGACTCCAGTTCCTCGCCGGGCTCCAAGCAAGAACTTTCCTACTCCACCTCCAACAACCTGAAGCCCAACCAAGTTGGCGAGACGGTGCTGTACGGAATACCCATCGTCTCCCTGGTGATCGACTGCCAGGAGAGGCTGTGCCTAGCGCAGATCTCCAACACTTTGTTGAAGAATTACAGTTATAACGAGATCCACAACCGACGCGTGGCGCTGGGCATCACCTGCGTGCAGTGCACCCCGGTCCAGCTGGAGATCCTTCGCAGGGCCGGCGCTATGCCCATCTCATCCCGGAGGTGCGGCATGATCACCAAACGCGAGGCCGAGAGACTGTGCAAGTCCTTTCTAGGGGCTCACTCGCCTCCCAAACTTCCAGAAAATTTCGCTTTCGATGTGTGTCACGAGTGCGCGTGGGGCAGCCGAGGCAGCTTCATTCCAGCCAGGTACAACAGCTCCAGGGCCAAGTGCATAAAGTGCTCCTACTGCAACATGTATTTCTCGCCAAATAAATTCATATTCCATTCGCACCGCACGCCGGAGTCCAAATACACGCAGCCGGACGCGGCTAATTTCAACTCGTGGAGGCGACACCTTAAACTAACCGATAAAAGTAGCCAGACGGACATTTTACACGCGTGGGAGGACGTGAAGGCCATGTTCAACGGTGGCAGTCGCAAGAGGACGCTGCCGAGCTGCGGGTCCGAGTCGGGCTCTCCTCTCAAGTCTCACGGTCCACCGAGTCTCCATCGAGAGTCCCCCGAAATCCCCGCTAAGATCCTCAGCTGTGAGGACAACCGCGTGAGCGTGGGCCCACGCAGCTACCCGGTCATCCCGGTTCCGAGTAAAGGCTTCGGGATGCTGCAGAAAATCCCGCCGCCGCTCTTCCCGCACCCGTACGGCTTTCCGGCGTTCGGCCTGTGCCCGAAAAAAGACGAGGGCATCATGGGCGAGCAGAGCAAAGCGGGTCTCCCGGGGGTGCTGTGGCCAGGCAAGGACAGCGCCTACCCGTCCTTCCCGGTGTTCTGGCCCGCGGCGGGTGCCCTCCCCATGCCTCCTTACTCCCAAGCCCCCCACAAAGCTCCACCCGAGCTGCTACCCCTCCACAGACACGCCGACGTGGACGTTTCCGAGTCCACCGACACGTCCAAAGACAGTCTGGCCGACAACGACCGCTGCTCCAGCACCCAGTCCACGCGGAACGAGGACGACAAGTCCGGGGATGAGGGGAGGCCGCTGGAGGGGGCCACTATGGCCCCGCGGAAGGCCAGCTACGTGTCTGCCTTCCGGCCCGTGGTTAAAGACGCAGACTGCATCGCCAAGTTGTACGGCAGCAGAGGAGCCTACACTCGAACCGGCTACTTGTCGCCGGACTTTTTAAGCGAGAGCTCCAGCTACCGTTCCGTGTCTCCGTGCGTGGACAGCGAGGGCGAAGCGGACGTTGACGTGGAAACCAGTAAAACACCAGAAGACGAGGAACCCTGCAGGCCCCTGTCCTTGATGTGTCCCCGAAGCCCTCCGGGGCTCACTCACAGCGCTTCCCCTAGCGACTCGGACTCTAAGGGAGCACCAGCACAGGAAATGGATCCGCTCGAGTCCCAGAAAGACAACCCACGCGTGGGCCCGCAGTCCTGTGACAGAGATATCCAGAACAAACACTTGACAGATGCGCACGTTGTTGCACCGTTTTGCCAA GTTTTCATGCAGGAAAGAAGCGAGTTGCAACAAGGGCGCAGTCCATATCATTTCAGACCTGCAAGCTACCCACCTGCAGGCCTGACAACTCATG ATGAAAGTGCAAGCAAAGAGGAGCCGTCTTCCACAGTGGAGGAAGTGGAAAGCAAATCTTTACTAGAACAAAGCAGCGACGAAAACCAGCGAGAGCAGGATGAAG ATGACGACTCGGCAACAGCTGTGAACCCACAAAGAGGCATACGGAATATGGCAAAAG AGGAACTCCAGAAGCAACTGTTGGAGCAGGTTGAGCTGAGAAAAAAACTGGAGCGTGAATTTCAACATTTAAAAG